From a single Artemia franciscana chromosome 9, ASM3288406v1, whole genome shotgun sequence genomic region:
- the LOC136031027 gene encoding superkiller complex protein 2-like: MNMQSTFFDSLRFSNQWQRHEETTTEGKRNPTLWAETVNVSEAVDFDTMVPNPAFKWKFELDSFQKHAILKLEKGESVLIAAHTSAGKTVVAEYAIALSRKHKMKTFYTSPIKALSNQKFREFRSTSEDVGIITGDVQINPNASCVIMTTEILRSMLYNGQSSVQDLEWVIFDEVHYMNDSERGVVYEEVLILLPEHVGIIMLSATVPNTLEFASWVGMTKKRKIYVISTPKRPVPLEHYLYTGQSRKSQEHKFLILGAEGTLLRKGYLDAVEAKKPKEKFHSQQKDTGKGALGGGRRNYDHRCNKKEGNKVKNVTAITTPTPKWGPQRRKQLWIRVIDHLRSEDKLPVICFTLSRDECDENADLLASVDLTTADEKEEISRFWQKCLKKLKGSDKKLPQVTEMSSLLNRGIGVHHSGKLPILKEIVEMLFQAGKVKLLFATETFAMGVNMPARSVVFDDMMKNDDNGRRQLLPSEYIQMAGRAGRRGLDSTGTVLILCKDNVPELESLHKMMLGKPQKLESQFRVTYSMILNLLRGKQLKVQDMMKLSFSEVHFRSKIEQFEKEMKQLEIRPKLDCNMCSDVESLYEAARKYLEKKAEAYKLVLHPQVIKALKPGRFLTVVDDECVLKVGLLLDVNNLSKEPIFKTLVLRGSRETKRENSMKKTDKTRPKSALTPKMVALVKHTYFVPHGRDGDVLSLKVEDIADVTNFTLKVNCKAILNDWNAKPKEDSPCSEFVKAIDALLSMSKDPNFSSLNLEEHLKQKNYDMVLKLQDLQKIKPKYEDFNCYLCSSFYDHWNFTVQEREEYKRLAYLTSDERLGNSAEYAAKLNVLKSFEYVNSDNVVQLKGQVACSIGKQELMLTELLFHNIFTDLPEEDIAALLSCLVFNQKPKIEPNLTSSQMAPKMEPNLTPSQKEIVERIQKLAKEIGETQKDFGLLEKVNDYVDQFQFGLVEVVYRWAMGESFIEIMKLTNEKEGSIVRVIQQLVETLEDIRKAAQILGNPTLESKMEAASTKIKRDIVFQGSLYLE, from the coding sequence ATGAATATGCAGTCCACTTTTTTTGACAGTCTTAGATTCAGCAACCAGTGGCAAAGACACGAGGAGACAACGACTGAAGGTAAGCGAAACCCAACATTATGGGCTGAAACCGTTAATGTCAGTGAAGCTGTTGATTTTGACACTATGGTTCCAAACCCTGCATTCAAATGGAAGTTTGAGCTTGACAGCTTTCAGAAACATGCTATTCTTAAATTGGAGAAAGGTGAAAGTGTTCTTATCGCTGCACATACATCTGCAGGGAAAACAGTAGTTGCTGAGTATGCTATTGCTTTATCTCGGAAGCATAAGATGAAGACATTTTACACTTCACCTATCAAAGCCTTGTCCAACCAGAAATTTAGAGAGTTTAGAAGTACTAGTGAAGACGTCGGGATTATAACAGGAGATGTCCAGATCAATCCAAATGCGAGTTGTGTTATAATGACGACCGAGATTTTAAGATCCATGCTGtataatgggcaaagttcagTTCAAGACCTAGAATGGGTCATATTTGATGAAGTTCATTACATGAACGATTCTGAACGAGGTGTCGTATACGAAGAAGTCTTAATTCTTTTACCAGAACACGTGGGAATCATCATGTTGAGTGCCACTGTTCCCAACACCTTGGAATTTGCGTCATGGGTTGGCATGacgaagaaaagaaagatttatgTTATAAGCACACCGAAGAGGCCTGTACCTTTGGAGCATTATTTATATACAGGACAATCTAGAAAATCACAGGAGcacaaatttcttattttaggaGCTGAGGGAACTCTACTGCGTAAAGGCTATTTAGATGCTGTAGAGGCAAAGAAACCAAAAGAGAAATTCCATAGTCAACAGAAAGACACTGGAAAAGGGGCTCTTGGAGGGGGTAGACGAAATTATGATCATAGatgcaataaaaaagaaggcAATAAGGTTAAAAACGTCACAGCTATTACTACTCCTACTCCAAAATGGGGCCCACAGCGCCGAAAGCAGCTTTGGATTCGAGTAATCGATCATCTTCGTTCCGAAGATAAGCTCCCTGTTATTTGTTTCACTTTGTCAAGAGATGAATGCGATGAAAATGCAGACTTATTGGCTTCTGTTGACTTGACAACAGCagacgaaaaagaagaaatttctcgattctggcaaaaatgccTGAAAAAACTCAAAGGCTCAGACAAAAAGCTTCCACAAGTTACTGAAATGTCAAGTCTGCTGAACCGAGGAATAGGTGTCCATCACAGTGGAAAATTgccaattttaaaagaaattgttgAAATGCTGTTCCAAGCTGGGAAGGTTAAGCTGCTATTTGCAACTGAGACTTTCGCAATGGGAGTAAATATGCCTGCTCGCTCAGTAGTTTTTGACGATATGATGAAAAACGACGACAATGGTCGAAGACAATTGCTGCCTTCAGAATATATACAGATGGCTGGACGTGCTGGAAGACGAGGTTTAGACTCTACTGGCACTGTTCTAATATTATGCAAAGATAATGTGCCGGAATTGGAAAGCCTTCATAAAATGATGCTCGGAAAACCTCAAAAATTAGAATCGCAGTTTCGTGTGACTTATTCGATGATATTGAATTTACTGAgaggaaaacaattaaaagttcaagaCATGATGAAACTAAGCTTTAGTGAGGTTCATTTTCGCTCAAAAATCGAACAATTTGAAAAGGAAATGAAGCAATTAGAGATCCGCCCAAAACTTGACTGTAACATGTGCTCAGATGTTGAAAGCTTATATGAAGCTGCTAGAAAgtatctagaaaaaaaagctgaagCGTATAAGCTTGTTTTACACCCCCAAGTAATTAAGGCATTGAAACCTGGACGCTTTTTAACAGTCGTCGACGATGAATGTGTTTTAAAAGTTGGTCTTCTTCTAGATGTCAATAACCTTTCTAAAGAGCCCATTTTTAAGACTTTAGTCCTCCGTGGGAGCAGagaaacaaagagagaaaactcaatgaaaaaaacagataaaaccaGACCGAAATCTGCCCTAACACCAAAAATGGTAGCCCTTGTAAAACATACATATTTTGTTCCACATGGTCGGGACGGTGACGTTTTATCTTTGAAGGTAGAAGACATTGCAGATGTTACCAATTTCACCCTAAAAGTAAATTGCAAGGCCATATTAAATGACTGGAACGCAAAACCGAAGGAAGATTCTCCATGTTCTGAATTTGTGAAAGCAATTGATGCCTTATTGAGTATGTCAAAAGATCCCAACTTCAGTTCTCTTAATTTGGAAGAacatttaaaacagaaaaattacgACATGGTTTTGAAATTGCAGGACTTGCAAAAAATCAAACCAAAGTATGAGGATTTCAATTGTTACTTGTGCTCATCTTTTTATGACCATTGGAATTTCACTGTACAAGAGCGAGAAGAATACAAACGGTTAGCTTACCTCACTTCGGACGAGCGTCTTGGTAATTCAGCAGAATATGCTGCAAAATTGAATGTTTTGAAATCTTTCGAGTATGTTAATTCGGATAACGTAGTTCAACTGAAGGGACAGGTAGCGTGTAGCATTGGAAAACAAGAATTAATGCTGACCGAGTTATTATTCCACAATATTTTCACCGATTTACCAGAAGAAGATATTGCAGCATTACTATCATGTTTAGTTTTCAATCAAAAGCCTAAGATTGAGCCAAACCTTACTTCTTCTCAAATGGCTCCTAAGATGGAGCCAAACCTTACTCCTTCTCAAAAGGAAATTGTAGAGCGCATTCAAAAGTTAGCAAAGGAAATTGGTGAAACTCAAAAAGACTTCGGTTTACTAGAAAAAGTTAATGACTATGTTGATCAGTTTCAATTTGGCCTAGTTGAGGTGGTTTATAGATGGGCGATGGGTGAGTCATTTATAGAAATTATGAAACTGACTAATGAAAAGGAAGGCTCGATAGTAAGAGTGATACAGCAACTTGTAGAGACTTTAGAGGATATTCGTAAAGCCGCTCAAATACTTGGTAATCCAACACTCGAAAGTAAGATGGAGGCTGcttcaacaaaaataaagcGTGATATTGTTTTCCAAGGCAGTCTATATTTAGAGTGA